The following proteins come from a genomic window of Aphelocoma coerulescens isolate FSJ_1873_10779 chromosome 18, UR_Acoe_1.0, whole genome shotgun sequence:
- the LOC138120166 gene encoding myosin-1B-like yields MSSDSEMAVFGEAAPYLRKSEKERIEAQNKPFDAKTSVFVAHPKESFVKGTITSRESGKVTVKTEGGETLTVKDDQIFSMNPPKYDKIEDMAMMTHLHEPAVLYNLKERYAAWMIYTYSGLFCVTVNPYKWLPVYNPEVVLAYRGKKRQEAPPHIFSISDNAYQFMLTDRENQSILITGESGAGKTVNTKRVIQYFATIAASGDKKKEEQTSGKMQGTLEDQIISANPLLEAFGNAKTVRNDNSSRFGKFIRIHFGATGKLASADIETYLLEKSRVTFQLKAERSYHIFYQIMSNKKPELIDMLLITTNPYDYQFVSQGEITVASINDQEELMATDSAIDILGFTADEKTAIYKLTGAVMHYGNLKFKQKQREEQAEPDGTEVADKAAYLMGLNSADLLKALCYPRVKVGNEYVTKGQTVQQVYNAVGALAKAVYEKMFLWMVVRINEQLDTKQPRQYFIGVLDIAGFEIFDFNSLEQLCINFTNEKLQQFFNHHMFVLEQEEYKKEGIEWTFIDFGMDLAACIELIEKPMGIFSILEEECMFPKATDTSFKNKLYDQHLGKSSNFQKPKPAKGKAEAHFSLVHYAGTVDYNITGWLEKNKDPLNETVIGLYQKSSVKTLALLFASYGGAEAEASGGGGGKKGGKKKGSSFQTVSALFRENLNKLMTNLRSTHPHFVRCIIPNETKTPGAMEHELVLHQLRCNGVLEGIRICRKGFPSRVLYADFKQRYKVLNASAIPEGQFIDSKKASEKLLGSIDVDHTQYKFGHTKVFFKAGLLGLLEEMRDEKLAQLITRTQARCRGFLMRVEYQRMVERRESIFCIQYNIRAFMNVKHWPWMKLFFKIKPLLKSAESEKEMANMKEEFEKTKEELAKSEAKRKELEEKMASLMKEKNDLQLQVQAEADALADAEERCDQLIKTKIQLEAKVKEVTERAEDEEEINAELTAKKRKLEDECSELKKDIDDLELTLAKVEKEKHATENKVKNLTEEMAALDETIVKLTKEKKALQEAHQQTLDDLQAEEDKVNTLTKAKIKLEQQVDDLEGSLEQEKKLRMDLERAKRKLEGDLKLAQDSIMDLENDKQQLEEKLKKKDFEISQIQSKTEDEQALGVQLQKKIKELQARIEELEEEIEAERTSRAKAEKHRADLSRELEEISERLEEAGGATAAQIEMNKKREAEFQKMRRDLEEATLQHEATAAALRKKHADSTAELGEQIDNLQRVKQKLEKEKSEMKMEIDDLASNMESVSKAKANLEKMCRTLEDQLSEIKTKEEEHQRMINDLNAQRARLQTEAGEYSRQVDEKDALISQLSRGKQAFTQQIEELKRHLEEEIKAKNALAHALQSARHDCDLLREQYEEEQEAKGELQRALSKANSEVAQWRTKYETDAIQRTEELEEAKKKLAQRLQDAEEHVEAVNAKCASLEKTKQRLQNEVEDLMIDVERSNAACAALDKKQKNFDKILAEWKQKYEETQAELEASQKESRSLSTELFKMKNAYEESLDHLETMKRENKNLQQEISDLTEQIAEQGKAIHELEKVKKQVEQEKSEIQAALEEAEASLEHEEGKILRLQLELNQVKSEIDRKIAEKDEEIDQMKRNHLRIVESMQSTLDAEIRSRNEALRLKKKMEGDLNEMEIQLSHANRVAAEAQKNLRNTQGVLKDTQIHLDDALRTQEDLKEQVAMVERRANLLQAEVEELRAALEQTERSRKLAEQELLDATERVQLLHTQNTSLINTKKKLETDIAQIQGEMEDTIQEARNAEEKAKKAITDAAMMAEELKKEQDTSAHLERMKKNLDQTVKDLQHRLEEAEQLALKGGKKQIQKLEARVRELEGEVDAEQKRSAEAVKGVRKYERRVKELTYQSEEDRKNILRLQDLVDKLQMKVKSYKRQAEEAEELSNVNLSKFRKIQHELEEAEERADIAESQVNKLRAKSREFHGKKIGEEE; encoded by the exons ATGTCTTCGGATTCCGAGATGGCCGTCTTTGGGGAGGCAGCTCCTTACCTCCGAAAGTCAGAGAAGGAGAGAATTGAGGCCCAGAACAAACCTTTTGATGCCAAGACATCTGTCTTTGTGGCTCATCCCAAAGAATCCTTTGTGAAAGGGACAATCACAAGCAGGGAATCGGGCAAAGTCACTGTCAAGACTGAAGGGGGAGAG ACCCTGACCGTGAAGGATGATCAAATCTTCTCCATGAACCCTCCCAAGTATGATAAAATCGAGGACATGGCCATGATGACCCACCTCCACGAACCCGCTGTGCTGTACAACCTCAAAGAGCGTTACGCAGCCTGGATGATCTAC ACCTACTCGGGTCTCTTCTGCGTCACCGTCAACCCCTACAAGTGGCTGCCGGTGTACAACCCGGAGGTGGTGTTGGCCTACCGAGGCAAGAAGCGCCAGGAGGCCCCTCCACACATCTTCTCCATCTCTGACAACGCCTATCAGTTCATGCTGACTG ATCGGGAGAACCAGTCCATCCTGATCAC CGGAGAATCCGGTGCCGGGAAGACTGTGAACACAAAGCGTGTCATCCAGTACTTTGCAACAATTGCAGCCAGTGGGGACaagaagaaggaggagcagACATCAGGCAAAATGCAG GGAACGCTTGAGGATCAAATCATCAGTGCCAACCCACTGCTGGAGGCCTTTGGAAATGCCAAGACCGTGAGGAACGACAACTCCTCACGCTTT GGCAAATTCATCAGAATTCATTTTGGTGCCACAGGAAAACTGGCTTCTGCAGATATCGAAACAT ATCTGCTGGAGAAGTCCAGAGTCACTTTCCAGCTCAAGGCGGAAAGGAGCTACCACATCTTTTATCAGATCATGTCCAACAAGAAGCCGGAGCTAATTG ACATGCTCCTCATCACCACCAACCCATATGACTACCAATTCGTGAGTCAAGGCGAGATCACTGTTGCCAGCATTAACGACCAGGAGGAGCTGATGGCTACAGAT AGTGCCATTGACATCCTGGGCTTTACAGCTGATGAGAAAACAGCCATCTACAAGCTGACAGGGGCTGTCATGCACTATGGGAACCTGAAGTTCAAGCAGAAGCAGCGTGAGGAGCAGGCAGAGCCTGATGGCACAGAAG TTGCTGACAAGGCTGCCTACCTGATGGGTCTGAACTCAGCAGACCTGCTCAAGGCCCTCTGCTACCCCCGAGTCAAGGTGGGGAATGAATACGTGACCAAGGGCCAGACTGTGCAGCAG GTATACAATGCAGTGGGTGCCCTGGCAAAGGCTGTCTATGAGAAGATGTTCCTGTGGATGGTTGTTCGTATCAATGAACAGCTGGATACGAAGCAGCCCAGGCAGTACTTCATTGGTGTCCTGGACATTGCTGGCTTTGAGATCTTTGAT TTcaacagcctggagcagctgtgcaTCAACTTCACCAATGAGAAACTGCAACAGTTCTTCAACCACCACATGTtcgtgctggagcaggaggagtaCAAGAAGGAGGGAATTGAATGGACATTCATTGACTTTGGCATGGACCTGGCTGCCTGCATTGAGCTCATTGAGAAG CCCATGGGCATCTTCTCCATCCTGGAAGAGGAGTGCATGTTCCCCAAGGCAACTGACACCTCTTTCAAGAACAAGCTCTATGACCAGCACCTGGGCAAGTCCAGCAACTTCCAGAAGCCCAAGCCTGCCAAAGGCAAGGCTGAGGCCCACTTCTCCCTGGTGCACTATGCTGGCACAGTGGACTACAACATCACTGGCTGGCTGGAGAAGAACAAGGACCCTCTGAATGAAACTGTCATTGGGCTGTACCAGAAATCATCTGTGAAGACCCTGGCTTTACTTTTTGCTTCTTATGGTGGAGCAGAAGCAG aggctagtggtggtggtggtggaaaGAAGGGTGGCAAGAAGAAGGGTTCTTCTTTCCAGACAGTCTCAGCTCTTTTCCGG GAGAATCTCAACAAGCTGATGACCAATCTGCGGAGCACTCACCCCCATTTTGTGCGCTGTATCATCCCCAATGAGACTAAAACACCTG GTGCCATGGAGCACGAGCTGGTGCTTCACCAGCTGCGCTGTAACGGCGTGCTGGAAGGGATCAGGATTTGCAGGAAAGGGTTCCCCAGCAGAGTCCTCTACGCTGACTTCAAACAGAG GTACAAGGTGCTTAATGCCAGTGCCATCCCCGAGGGACAGTTCATCGATAGCAAGAAGGCTTCTGAGAAGCTCCTTGGGTCAATTGATGTGGACCACACCCAGTACAAATTTGGACACACCAAG GTGTTCTTCAAAGCTGGGCTGCTGGGACtcctggaggagatgagggatgAGAAGCTGGCACAGCTCATCACCCGCACCCAGGCCAGGTGCAGGGGCTTCCTGATGAGGGTGGAGTACCAGAGAATGGTGGAGAGGAG GGAATCCATCTTCTGCATCCAGTACAACATCCGTGCATTCATGAATGTCAAACACTGGCCATGGATGAAGCTGTTCTTCAAGATCAAGCCCTTGCTGAAGAGTGCAGAGTCTGAGAAGGAGATGGCCAACATGAAGGAGGAGTTTGAGAAAACCAAAGAAGAGCTTGCAAAGTCTGAGGCAAAGcggaaggagctggaggagaaaaTGGCATCTctaatgaaggagaaaaatgacCTGCAGCTCCAAGTGCAGGCT GAAGCTGATGCTTTGGCTGATGCTGAGGAAAGGTGTGACCAGCtcatcaaaaccaaaatccagctgGAAGCCAAAGTCAAGGAGGTGACTGAAAGGGCTGAGGatgaagaagaaattaatgCTGAGCTGACAGCCAAGAAGAGGAAACTGGAGGATGAATGTTCAGAGCTGAAGAAAGATATTGATGACCTTGAGCTAACACTGGCCaaggtggagaaggaaaaacatgcCACCGAAAACAAG GTGAAAAACCTGACTGAGGAGATGGCAGCCCTGGATGAGACTATTGTGAAGCtgacaaaagagaagaaagcccTCCAAGAGGCCCATCAGCAAACCCTGGATGACCTGCAGGCAGAAGAAGACAAAGTCAATACACTGACCAAGGCCAAGATCAAGCTGGAGCAGCAAGTGGACGAT CTGGAAGGGTCCCTGGAGCAAGAGAAGAAGCTGCGCATGGACCTGGAGAGAGCTAAGAGGAAACTGGAAGGAGACCTGAAGCTGGCCCAGGACAGCATCATGGATTTGGAGAATGataagcagcagctggaggagaaacTGAAGAA GAAAGACTTTGAAatcagccagatccagagcaaAACTGAGGATGAACAAGCCCTGGGAGTGCAACTTCAGAAGAAGATCAAGGAGCTGCAG GCCCGTattgaggagctggaggaggagattGAGGCAGAGCGAACCTCTCGCGCTAAAGCAGAGAAGCATCGGGCTGACCTGTcgagggagctggaggagatCAGCGAGCGCCTGGAAGAAGCAGGAGGGGCGACAGCAGCTCAGATTGAGATGAACAAGAAGCGTGAGGCAGAATTCCAGAAGATGCGCCGTGACCTGGAAGAGGCCACGCTGCAGCACGAAGCCACGGCTGCCGCCCTGCGCAAGAAGCACGCGGACAGCACCgcggagctgggggagcagaTCGACAACCTGCAACGCGTGAAGcagaagctggagaaggagaagagtGAGATGAAGATGGAGATTGATGACTTGGCCAGCAACATGGAGTCTGTCTCCAAGGCTAAG GCAAATCTGGAGAAGATGTGCCGCACACTGGAAGATCAGCTGAGTGAGATTAAGACCAAGGAAGAAGAGCATCAGCGCATGATCAATGACCTCAATGCTCAAAGAGCTCGTCTGCAGACAGAAGCAG GTGAATATTCACGCCAGGTAGATGAGAAAGATGCCCTGATTTCTCAGCTGTCAAGAGGAAAACAGGCTTTCACCCAGCAGATCGAGGAACTCAAAAGGCACCTAGAGGAAGAAATTAAG GCCAAGAACGCCCTGGCCCACGCCCTGCAGTCCGCTCGCCACGACTGTGACTTGCTCCGGGAACAAtatgaggaggagcaggaggccaAGGGGGAGCTACAGCGCGCCCTGTCCAAGGCCAACAGCGAAGTGGCCCAGTGGAGAACCAAATACGAGACGGACGCGATTCAGCGCACGGAGGAGCTCGAGGAGGCCAA GAAGAAGCTGGCACAGCGcctgcaggatgcagaggaacaTGTTGAGGCTGTCAATGCCAAATGTGCCTCCCTGGAAAAGACaaagcagaggctgcagaaTGAAGTGGAGGACCTGATGATTGACGTGGAGAGATCCAATGCTGCCTGCGCTGCTCTGGATAAGAAGCAGAAGAACTTTGACAAG ATCCTGGCAGAATGGAAGCAGAAGTATGAGGAAACGcaggctgagctggaggcctcgCAGAAGGAGTCGCGCTCTCTCAGCACGGAGCTGTTCAAGATGAAGAATGCCTATGAGGAGTCCTTGGACCACCTGGAAACAATGAAGCGGGAGAACAAGAACCTGCAGC AGGAGATTTCCGACCTCACGGAGCAGATTGCTGAGCAAGGAAAGGCGATTCATGAGCTGGAGAAAGTCAAGAAGCAGGTTGAGCAGGAGAAATCGGAAATCCAGGCAGCTCTGGAGGAGGCTGAG GCCTCCCTGGAACATGAGGAGGGGAAGATCCTGcgcctgcagcttgagctcaacCAAGTGAAGTCTGAGATCGACAGGAAGATAGCAGAGAAAGATGAGGAGATTGACCAGATGAAGAGAAACCACCTCAGAATTGTGGAGTCCATGCAGAGTACTCTGGATGCTGAGATCAGGAGCAGGAATGAAGCCCTGAGGctgaagaagaagatggaggGAGACCTGAATGAAATGGAGATCCAGCTGAGCCATGCCAACCGTGTGGCTGCAGAGGCACAGAAGAACCTGAGAAATACACAGGGAGTGCTCAAG GACACTCAGATCCATCTGGATGATGCTCTCAGGACACAGGAGGACCTGAAGGAGCAGGTGGCCATGGTGGAGCGCAGGGCAAACCTGCTGCAGGCTGAAGTTGAGGAGCTGCgggcagccctggagcagaCGGAGCGGTCGAGGAAATTGGCTGAGCAGGAGCTTCTGGATGCCACTGAACGTGTGCAGCTCCTCCACACTCAG AACACCAGCTTGATCAACACCAAGAAGAAGCTGGAAACAGACATTGCCCAAATCCAGGGTGAAATGGAGGATACCATCCAGGAAGCCCGCAATGCTGAGGAGAAGGCCAAGAAGGCCATCACAGAT GCGGCCATGATGGCAGAAGAGCTGAAGAAGGAGCAGGACACCAGTGCCCACCTGGAGAGGATGAAGAAGAACCTGGACCAGACGGTGAAGGACCTGCAGCACCGTCTGGAAGAGGCCGAGCAGCTGGCActgaagggagggaagaagcagATCCAGAAGCTGGAGGCCAGG GTGCGGGAGCTGGAAGGGGAGGTTGATGCTGAGCAGAAGCGCAGCGCTGAAGCCGTGAAGGGCGTGCGCAAGTACGAGCGGAGGGTGAAGGAACTGACCTACCAG TCTGAGGAAGACAGGAAGAATATTCTCAGGCTGCAGGATCTGGTAGACAAGCTGCAAATGAAAGTGAAATCCTACAAGAGACAAGCTGAGGAGGCT GAGGAGCTGTCCAATGTCAACCTGTCCAAGTTCCGCAAGATCCAGCACGAGCTGGAGGAAGCCGAGGAGCGGGCTGACATTGCAGAGTCCCAGGTCAACAAGCTCCGAGCGAAGAGTCGGGAGTTTCATGGCAAGAAGATAGGAGAGGAAGAGTGA